One stretch of Camelus bactrianus isolate YW-2024 breed Bactrian camel chromosome 19, ASM4877302v1, whole genome shotgun sequence DNA includes these proteins:
- the LOC123616652 gene encoding uncharacterized protein LOC123616652 isoform X1, translating into MSVEPTSPQWHFLSYLTFGPQGSPTPTVTSSPPLCSVLHNGQPWGSQLRGGGAQHGGRGWHPGTWLAPALLLHWTCAQQAPSPASVPGDLAKLWLPWGAGRGRGLCSFCKRCPRTALYGQEASLPGRNPIPRAGQGRGCGSQPLRVAARRPPLLGAQPPKGSHISPSPSAALGHLVGGPAAEGLTGSSRRGRQAPLSPAGLSPWQEQQDCRSACPSRHHRNHTRAFAQAEPQLPRGIFSHLALCRHTLQTPALKAPGAPSLLPCAEQVLGNRGWTLGPLCPVAFTLARRPQVAPGWMCAHMLALSRWLTPSVLSKALWPQPWAAEWSRARTKSQRLVLLFSGCRDTGMTSTKGRTFQAWSLHDNVSSSERPSLTTRPTAPSDGPSPFKALDRRSQHSGRMSPCGAGLGTRAPTSIPGLHPLVASSALPSPVVTASAAMCPEGTDLDSTHCPRPS; encoded by the exons ATGTCCGTGGAGCCGACGTCTCCGCAGTGGCATTTTTTATCCTATTTGACCTTTGGCCCTCAgggctctcccacccccaccgtcACCTCATCACCACCTCTCTGCTCTGTACTCCACAACGGGCAGCCCTGGGGGAGTCAACTGAGGGGCGGGGGTGCCCAGCatggagggagggggtggcatCCTGGGACCTGGCTTGCCCCTGCCCTTCTCCTTCACTGGACTTGTGCCCAGCAGGCCCCTTCCCCCGCCTCCGTCCCTGGGGACCTGGCCAAGCTCTGGCTCCCctggggcgcggggcgggggcgaGGGCTCTGCAGCTTCTGCAAGAGGTGCCCGCGGACGGCCTTATATGGCCAGGAGGCCTCACTGCCCGGGAGGAATCCGATCCcacgggcagggcagggcaggggctgcgGGAGCCAACCGCTGAGAGTGGCTGCAAGGCGCCCCCCACTCCTGGGCGCGCAGCCCCCTAAGGGGAGCCACATTAGCCCGAGCCCCTCAGCAGCTCTGGGACACCTGGTCGGGGGCCCTGCGGCAGAGGGGCTCACTGGCAGCTCCCGGCGGGGCAGGCAGGCTCCCTTGAGCCCTGCGGGTCTGTCACCCTGGCAGGAGCAGCAAGACTGCAGGTCAGCCTGCCCCTCCCGGCACCACAGGAACCACACCAG ggcctttgcacaagctgaGCCACAACTTCCACGAGGAATTTTCTCCCACCTCGCACTCTGTAGGCACACCCTGCAGACCCCAGCTCTGAAGGCCCCAGGGGCCCCTAGTCTGCT gccctgtgctgagcaGGTGCTGGGCAATCGTGGCTGGACCCTGGGACCCCTGTGCCCCGTCGCCTTCACACTGGCCAGGAGGCCCCAG GTTGCTCCTGGCTGGATGTGCGCCCACATGCTTGCTCTCTCACGATGGCTGACCCCGAGCGTCCTCAGCAAGGCCCTGTGGCCCCAGCCTTGGGCAGCTGAGTGGAGCAGAGCCCGCACAAAG AGCCAGCGGCTGGTCCTCCTCTTCTCTGGCTGCCGGGACACTGGGATGACCAGCACGAAGGGACGGACCTTCCAGGCCTGGTCCCTGCACGACAACGTCTCCTCCTcggagaggccttccctgaccacccgaCCCACAGCCCCTTCAGATGGGCCATCGCCCTTCAAAGCTCTGGACCGACGCAGTCAGCATTCTGGGCGGATGTCTCCCTGCGGGGCTGGCTTGGGCACTCGGGCGCCGaccagcatccctggtctccaccctCTAGTGGCCAGtagtgccctcccctcccctgtcgtGACAGCCAGTGCTGCCATGTGTCCTGAGGGAACCGACCTGGATTCGACCCATTGCCCCAGACCTTCCTGA
- the LOC123616652 gene encoding uncharacterized protein LOC123616652 isoform X2 → MSVEPTSPQWHFLSYLTFGPQGSPTPTVTSSPPLCSVLHNGQPWGSQLRGGGAQHGGRGWHPGTWLAPALLLHWTCAQQAPSPASVPGDLAKLWLPWGAGRGRGLCSFCKRCPRTALYGQEASLPGRNPIPRAGQGRGCGSQPLRVAARRPPLLGAQPPKGSHISPSPSAALGHLVGGPAAEGLTGSSRRGRQAPLSPAGLSPWQEQQDCRSACPSRHHRNHTRAFAQAEPQLPRGIFSHLALCRHTLQTPALKAPGAPSLLPCAEQVLGNRGWTLGPLCPVAFTLARRPQSQRLVLLFSGCRDTGMTSTKGRTFQAWSLHDNVSSSERPSLTTRPTAPSDGPSPFKALDRRSQHSGRMSPCGAGLGTRAPTSIPGLHPLVASSALPSPVVTASAAMCPEGTDLDSTHCPRPS, encoded by the exons ATGTCCGTGGAGCCGACGTCTCCGCAGTGGCATTTTTTATCCTATTTGACCTTTGGCCCTCAgggctctcccacccccaccgtcACCTCATCACCACCTCTCTGCTCTGTACTCCACAACGGGCAGCCCTGGGGGAGTCAACTGAGGGGCGGGGGTGCCCAGCatggagggagggggtggcatCCTGGGACCTGGCTTGCCCCTGCCCTTCTCCTTCACTGGACTTGTGCCCAGCAGGCCCCTTCCCCCGCCTCCGTCCCTGGGGACCTGGCCAAGCTCTGGCTCCCctggggcgcggggcgggggcgaGGGCTCTGCAGCTTCTGCAAGAGGTGCCCGCGGACGGCCTTATATGGCCAGGAGGCCTCACTGCCCGGGAGGAATCCGATCCcacgggcagggcagggcaggggctgcgGGAGCCAACCGCTGAGAGTGGCTGCAAGGCGCCCCCCACTCCTGGGCGCGCAGCCCCCTAAGGGGAGCCACATTAGCCCGAGCCCCTCAGCAGCTCTGGGACACCTGGTCGGGGGCCCTGCGGCAGAGGGGCTCACTGGCAGCTCCCGGCGGGGCAGGCAGGCTCCCTTGAGCCCTGCGGGTCTGTCACCCTGGCAGGAGCAGCAAGACTGCAGGTCAGCCTGCCCCTCCCGGCACCACAGGAACCACACCAG ggcctttgcacaagctgaGCCACAACTTCCACGAGGAATTTTCTCCCACCTCGCACTCTGTAGGCACACCCTGCAGACCCCAGCTCTGAAGGCCCCAGGGGCCCCTAGTCTGCT gccctgtgctgagcaGGTGCTGGGCAATCGTGGCTGGACCCTGGGACCCCTGTGCCCCGTCGCCTTCACACTGGCCAGGAGGCCCCAG AGCCAGCGGCTGGTCCTCCTCTTCTCTGGCTGCCGGGACACTGGGATGACCAGCACGAAGGGACGGACCTTCCAGGCCTGGTCCCTGCACGACAACGTCTCCTCCTcggagaggccttccctgaccacccgaCCCACAGCCCCTTCAGATGGGCCATCGCCCTTCAAAGCTCTGGACCGACGCAGTCAGCATTCTGGGCGGATGTCTCCCTGCGGGGCTGGCTTGGGCACTCGGGCGCCGaccagcatccctggtctccaccctCTAGTGGCCAGtagtgccctcccctcccctgtcgtGACAGCCAGTGCTGCCATGTGTCCTGAGGGAACCGACCTGGATTCGACCCATTGCCCCAGACCTTCCTGA
- the RPS21 gene encoding small ribosomal subunit protein eS21: MQNDAGEFVDLYVPRKCSASNRIIGAKDHASIQMNVAEVDKVTGRFNGQFKTYAICGAIRRMGESDDSILRLAKADGIVSKNF, encoded by the exons ATGCAGAACGACGCCGGCGAGTTCGTGGACCTGTACGTGCCCCGGAAATG CTCCGCCAGCAATCGCATCATCGGCGCCAAGGACCACGCGTCCATCCAGATGAACGTGGCCGAG GTTGACAAGGTGACAGGAAGGTTCAACGGTCAGTTTAAAACCTATGCTATCTGCGGGGCCATTCGCAGGATG GGCGAGTCGGATGACTCCATTCTCCGACTGGCCAAGGCCGACGGCATCGTTTCAAA GAATTTCTGA